One region of Streptomyces subrutilus genomic DNA includes:
- the rpsD gene encoding 30S ribosomal protein S4 has product MNQKRPKVKKSRALGIALTPKAVKYFEARPYPPGEHGRGRKQNSDYKVRLLEKQRLRAQYDISERQMARAYDRAKKAEGKTGEALVVELERRLDALVLRSGIARTIYQARQMVVHGHIEVNGGKVDKPSFRVRPDDVITVRERSREKVPFQVAREGGYAGEGETPRYLQVNLKALAFRLDRDPNRKEIPVICDEQLVVEYYAR; this is encoded by the coding sequence GTGAACCAGAAGCGACCCAAGGTCAAGAAGTCGCGTGCCCTCGGCATTGCACTGACCCCGAAGGCCGTCAAGTACTTCGAGGCCCGCCCCTACCCGCCGGGCGAGCACGGCCGTGGCCGCAAGCAGAACTCGGACTACAAGGTCCGTCTGCTCGAGAAGCAGCGTCTGCGCGCTCAGTACGACATCTCTGAGCGTCAGATGGCCCGCGCGTACGACCGCGCCAAGAAGGCCGAGGGCAAGACGGGCGAGGCGCTGGTCGTCGAGCTCGAGCGTCGTCTCGACGCCCTGGTCCTGCGTTCGGGCATCGCCCGCACCATCTACCAGGCCCGCCAGATGGTCGTTCACGGCCACATCGAGGTCAACGGTGGCAAGGTCGACAAGCCGTCGTTCCGTGTCCGCCCGGACGACGTCATCACCGTGCGCGAGCGCAGCCGCGAGAAGGTTCCGTTCCAGGTTGCCCGTGAGGGTGGCTACGCAGGCGAGGGCGAGACCCCGCGCTACCTGCAGGTCAACCTGAAGGCCCTGGCCTTCCGCCTGGACCGCGACCCGAACCGCAAGGAAATCCCGGTCATCTGCGACGAGCAGCTCGTCGTCGAGTACTACGCCCGCTGA
- a CDS encoding DUF2470 domain-containing protein, producing the protein MPAARTVTPDGDVILLVSAESAAARAAAHAQDDDLTAVIEITDVAPVSVPHRIRGRAWLAGWLTAVRGSERAACAALLAERRPAGELLGTAGRPGWVMLRLEVGEISVDDLWGAEHVDPDDMAAAHPDPMVAHEAELLQHLASAHSDRVGDLCGLLGAREADGMTATPLALDRLGLRVRFTAGGAGSFDARFDFPEPVADICGLRRAMRSLFAAAGGASLGSPRTESGGGGRGSH; encoded by the coding sequence GTGCCGGCCGCACGGACCGTCACCCCGGACGGGGACGTGATTCTCCTTGTTTCCGCGGAATCCGCGGCCGCCAGGGCAGCCGCTCACGCCCAGGACGACGACCTCACAGCCGTGATCGAGATCACGGATGTGGCGCCGGTGTCCGTGCCCCATCGTATCCGAGGCCGCGCCTGGCTGGCGGGCTGGCTGACGGCCGTCCGCGGGAGCGAGCGCGCGGCCTGCGCGGCCCTGCTCGCGGAGCGCCGGCCGGCGGGCGAGCTGCTGGGGACGGCCGGCCGCCCCGGGTGGGTCATGCTCCGTCTGGAGGTCGGCGAGATCTCCGTGGACGACCTGTGGGGCGCCGAGCACGTCGACCCGGACGACATGGCGGCCGCGCATCCGGACCCGATGGTCGCCCACGAGGCGGAGCTGCTCCAGCACCTGGCCTCCGCGCACTCCGACCGGGTCGGCGACCTGTGCGGCCTGCTGGGCGCGCGGGAGGCGGACGGGATGACCGCCACCCCGCTCGCCCTGGACCGGCTGGGCCTGCGCGTGCGCTTCACGGCCGGCGGGGCGGGCTCCTTCGACGCCCGGTTCGACTTCCCCGAACCGGTCGCGGACATCTGCGGCCTGCGCCGTGCGATGCGGTCCCTCTTCGCGGCGGCCGGGGGCGCCTCCCTGGGATCCCCCCGGACGGAGTCCGGGGGAGGTGGCCG